The Photobacterium sp. TY1-4 DNA window AGCGGATTGACCTGACGGTAGATTTCCGCAGTGCCGATCCGGACCCCGCCCGGATTAAGCACGGCGTCGGAGCGGCCAAAGAAAATCAACCCGCCGGTTTCGCTCAGCGTGACAAAATCGCCGTGGTGCCAGACATTGGGGAAAGTATCCCAGTAGGCATGCTGATAGCGGTTGCCGTCGGGGTCGTTCCAGAATCCGACCGGCTGATTAGGGAAGCTGTTACAGCACACCAGCTCACCTTGCTGCTGAAACAGGGAGCGGCCTTCTTCGTCAAACACCCGCACATCCATGCCCAGCGCCCGGCCCTGACATTCTCCGCGGTAGACGGGATTGAGCGGATTACCGATGGCAAAACAGCCGCAGATGTCGGTGCCGCCGGAAATGGACGCCAGCTGCAGATCGGATTTGATCGACCGGTAAACATAGTCAAATTGCTCCGGTGCCAGCACCGAGCCGGTGGAGCATAAAGTCTTGAGTGTCGGCAGCGCGTGGCTTTTTTCCGGTTGATAGCCTTGTTTTTCCAGCGCTTCGAGATATTTGGCGGAGGTGCCGAATAACGTGACCGATTCCTCTGCCGCCATATCCCACAACACGTTGCCGTCGGGATAGAAGGGCGAGCCCTCATATAATACCATCCCGGCCCCGGACGCCAGGCCACTGACCATCCAGTTCCACATCATCCAGCCGCAGGTGGTGAAGTAAAACAGCCGATCGCCCGGCTTGATGTTATTGTGCAACTGGTGCTCTTTGAGGTGGTTCAGTAGGGTGCCGCCGGTGCCGTGCACGATACATTTCGGCTGCCCCGTAGTGCCGGATGAATAGAGGATATACAGCGGGTGATTGAATGGCACCGGAGTATATGTCAAAGGCTGAGGCGCAAAGCACTCCAGGATCTGCGGCCAGTAAGCGGTTTCGCCATTTTCAGGCGTTGGCTCTGACTGCTTGGGTCCGGTTGATTGAGCGGTCAATTCATCCACGGTTTGGGTGTAAGGGATGATCACCAGATCGCGGACACTCGGCAGTTCCGTCAGCATCGCCGCAACTTTGTCCAGGCTGTTGTGGATCTTGCCGTTATAAAAATACCCGTCGGCGCAAATCAATAACTTGGGCTCGGTCTGGCCGAATCGTTCGACGACGCTGTCGACGCCGAAGTCGGGGGACGTTGAAGTCCAGATAGCACCCAGCGAGGTAGCCGCCAGCATGGCGACGATCGTCTGGGGCAGGTTCGGGGTATAGGCGGCGATAACATCGCCCTGCTTGATCCCCCGGGAGGACAGGTAGGCCGCAAACTGCGAGGTCTGCCAGTACAACTGTTGCCAGCTCAAATGCTGGCGACGGTCCGGGTCACCTTCACAATGAAAAATCAGGGCATCGGCCGCCGCATGACGCTCCCAGTTACTGAGCAGGTTTTCGGCAAAGTTAAGGGTCGCCTGAGGAAACCACTGGGTATCTTTGGCCGGGGTCGGTGTCTGCGGCGGGCAATGTGTGGTCGGGCCTTGTTTGTGGCCCTTCACACCACAGAAATCCCAGACTTCATCCCAGAAAGCGTCGCTGTGCTCAACACTCCAGTGATGGAGCTGGTTGTAGTCGTGAAACAGGGTATTTTCCTGTTCGCTGAGCCGGACCATAAACTGGTATAACAAGCTGTCATGAATGCGATCTTTTTCCGGCATCCACATCAGATGGGGCTGGTAGTCGCGCTGGATATCCATGATCTCTAC harbors:
- a CDS encoding acetoacetate--CoA ligase, with the protein product MTASNEVEIMDIQRDYQPHLMWMPEKDRIHDSLLYQFMVRLSEQENTLFHDYNQLHHWSVEHSDAFWDEVWDFCGVKGHKQGPTTHCPPQTPTPAKDTQWFPQATLNFAENLLSNWERHAAADALIFHCEGDPDRRQHLSWQQLYWQTSQFAAYLSSRGIKQGDVIAAYTPNLPQTIVAMLAATSLGAIWTSTSPDFGVDSVVERFGQTEPKLLICADGYFYNGKIHNSLDKVAAMLTELPSVRDLVIIPYTQTVDELTAQSTGPKQSEPTPENGETAYWPQILECFAPQPLTYTPVPFNHPLYILYSSGTTGQPKCIVHGTGGTLLNHLKEHQLHNNIKPGDRLFYFTTCGWMMWNWMVSGLASGAGMVLYEGSPFYPDGNVLWDMAAEESVTLFGTSAKYLEALEKQGYQPEKSHALPTLKTLCSTGSVLAPEQFDYVYRSIKSDLQLASISGGTDICGCFAIGNPLNPVYRGECQGRALGMDVRVFDEEGRSLFQQQGELVCCNSFPNQPVGFWNDPDGNRYQHAYWDTFPNVWHHGDFVTLSETGGLIFFGRSDAVLNPGGVRIGTAEIYRQVNPLPEVIDSIVIGQNWHNDVRVVLFVQLTEGQVLDDALKQTICRQIREHCSPRHVPAVILAVDDIPRTKSGKLVELAVRNVVHHQSVKNVGALANPQALEAFKNRPELQDHPK